GCACCGAAGCCCAGGGGCAAGCCGACGCCCAAGCCCAAGGCGGTAGCAAAGCCGAAATCCGCGGCGAAACCGAAGGCCGCGAAGAAACCTGCCGCCAAACCGAAGAAAATAGCCAAGAAAACAACCTAGGGGAGCACTTGTGGCCAGCATTGCCATGCCGAAAAGCGAACTCGAACTCGAACACGACCTCAGCCCCCGGCCTCCGAGCCGCTTCTGGACCCTGTGCGAGGGGCGAGCGCTGTTCGAACTCGGGTCATTCTACCTGGCGCGACCCCTGCTGTCGCAACTGCCCAAGGGTGACGGCCACACGGTCAAGGTCCTTCCGGGCTTCATGGCGACAAACAATTCGACCGTCCCGATGCGCAACCTGCTGCGCGACCTCGGCTATGACGCGCATGGCTGGGACAGCGGGCGCAATGTGCGGGTCGACAATGCCCTGCTCCATCGCCTCGAAACCCAGCTGATGCGGCTGAATGACGACAGCGGGCGGAAGGTGTCGCTGATCGGCTGGAGCCTCGGCGGCGTGCTGGCGCGCGAACTGGCCAAGCTGCACCCCGACCGCGTGCGGCTGGTGATCTCGCTCGGCAGCCCGATCTCGGATGATCGCAAGCATACCAAT
This region of Altererythrobacter sp. CAU 1644 genomic DNA includes:
- a CDS encoding esterase/lipase family protein, which translates into the protein MASIAMPKSELELEHDLSPRPPSRFWTLCEGRALFELGSFYLARPLLSQLPKGDGHTVKVLPGFMATNNSTVPMRNLLRDLGYDAHGWDSGRNVRVDNALLHRLETQLMRLNDDSGRKVSLIGWSLGGVLARELAKLHPDRVRLVISLGSPISDDRKHTNAARLFEFFNGKEPEPMRGGRFQGLDVAPPVPTTSILTKTDGVVHWRGSVQKPSKSPTENIEVYASHCGLGVNPSVMIAIADRLAQAENVWMPFEPSIAQKWMFPTTGYA